The following DNA comes from Triticum aestivum cultivar Chinese Spring chromosome 3D, IWGSC CS RefSeq v2.1, whole genome shotgun sequence.
AACAAATCCGATCACGTTGCCCTGCGGCTTGGCCTAGACTAGACCCCACGACTCCCATCTCGACCACTCCCGTGGACTCCCTCGCGCCCTCCCTCCTCCTGTCGNNNNNNNNNNNNNNNNNNNNNNNNNNNNNNNNNNNNNNNNNNNNNNNNNNNNNNNNNNNNNNNNNNNNNNNNNNNNNNNNNNNNNNNNNNNNNNNNNNNNNNNNNNNNNNNNNNNNNNNNNNNNNNNNNNNNNNNNNNNNNNNNNNNNNNNNNNNNNNNNNNNNNNNNNNNNNNNNNNNNNNNNNNNNNNNNNNNNNNNNNNNNNNNNNNNNNNNNNNNNNNNNNNNNNNNNNNNNNNNNNNNNNNNNNNNNNNNNNNNNNNNNNNNNNNNNNNNNNNNNNNNNNNNNNNNNNNNNNNNNNNNNNNNNNNNNNNNNNNNNNNNNNNNCGCCGGAAGCAGCGCCCCACAGTCGGACGATcgtcagatccgccgccgccgacgccaagaTGAACGACACCGATGTCTCCAAGCAGATCCAGCAGATGGTGCGGTTCATCCGccaggaggccgaggagaaggctggcGAGATCTCCGTATCCGCCGAGGAGGTTAGTTCTTCCCCGTTTACTCTCATCTCGAAGCTTCCAGAATCTTCTTGATCCGCGCCTCCTTGATTTGGAACGCTCGATCTGTTCATCGCGCCCTGTCATCTCGAAGCATCCAGCCTTAGGGGTCGCTCGATTGCTTAAGCCTAAGGTTTCAATTTTGGGATTGTGAGATCTGTGTCCAAGTGACGTAAGCGCGCTAGCTCCTAGGTAGATCCAGAAGCATCTAAATTTTGGTTCTATCGTTCAAGCTAATCTCAGTGCACGGAATAAAGCTAGAAGCCTCCAGATCGCGGTGTTTTGGGCCGTATGCTTACGCTACTCTCCCCTCCCCTTGTCAAGTTGAATGAATTCAGGTACCTGCATGGCTGAATCGGTACTGTGTGATTTTGGAGGACGGGGAGCAAACTCGAGCTTGAACTGAACCAGGAACTTAAGTTTGTGTATCATTGTTCCATTTGCTTCTGGTGGTACTAGAAGCAAAACTGGAGCTTAATCTTGATGGGAAAAATGTTACGTGCTTAAAACATGTTGCAAAAAGTCTTCGAATCAGCTGTTCAGCACCCTTCGCTCCCTGCTACCTTGTGATCTTTAGTTCTGCTCACCCAAACCTCGGATCCACAACGCTTGTTGGCAGCACCATTAACCATTGTGAATCGTAGCACCATTTTATTCACGTAAGTAACTATGAAGGGAAATAGATCTTCGAATACAGATTTTATAAATACCAGTATTGTTTGGTTGCAGGATGAGTTGGTGTATACTGGATGTTGAGCAAAACACTTGCCTAATGTTTGTATTATTATGCCTTTCTTTATTTGTTCTTGTCTCTTCATAGCTGGGTACAGAACGCATGCTTACGTAGTTGTATGCATGATCCCTGGGTTTTCAAGATCTATTATTGTGTTCCCATGTAAAATCATGCCATATAGAATGCACCGTCGTTAAGCCTAGGAGACATGATTTGTCAGCATTCTGAGTTTCCGGAGCTAGGATAATGCTTTGTCTGTGAAGCAACCGGCCATCCTTTAAGGCTGCGTTCGGTTTGGAGGAAAACTCAAAGGAATCTGATCATGTGCTATTTTCTACCTTTGGTGCGTTCGGAGTGAAGGAAAAATGAGCAGTGAAACTTTGGAATGTCTCGATTCCTGTGTGATTCCTACAGATTTCACGGGAAAAGAAACATCTAGTCAGACCTCTTTTTATCACGGTTGGCCGAGGCAACACACTGGTTCTGACATCTAGTATAATAAAATATTCATCATATGGCATGGAGTGTGAGAGAGTAAGTCTACAGCCAAATAAAAAACACCCAAGATACGGTTCGCAACTGTGGTGATGTCCAGCTTCTTTTGCTCACCACCGAACGGTTCACTCCTGACTATACCTCTGTTTAAAATTCCTCAGTTTCATATGTGCTTGTTTTCCCTATTCCTTTACATTTTTTTGTTCCTATGTTTTCTGATCCTGCAAACCAAACAGAGCCCAAGGTTGTTTCCTTTCCTGAAGTTACTCACCTTGGGAAAGATATGTCTGTTTTCTGTCATATTTTCCATGATTTCCGTCCCACCTTTCATGATTATTGGCCATGTGTGTTTTGGTTTTATCCTCTTTTCTTTGCCGGAAATTGTTTACTCATCTTATAATTTGTTTCTTAGGTTTGACATGTTTGTATAATTACGTGCAGGAATTCAACATTGAGAAGCTGCAACTTGTTGAAGCTGAGAAAAAGAAGATCAGGCAAGAATATGAGCGGAAAGAGAAGCAGGTTGATGTTCGGAAGAAAATGTGAGGCTTTAGTTCTCTGAATCACCTCTTTCTCCATGATCATTCTGGAATGCTATAATGCTATCAACTGCATTGCATCTTGAGATTTGAAAACATATTCCACACCATATGCATATCAGAATATGTTGTAGACAGAGCTAGCGACATATATTACAACAAATTTATATCAATGATGTGAACCAACGCGACACAGGATAACTGTAAATTGCTTCACCCTCACAGCTTTATCGGTGATAACCATCGGTTAATCTTGAAATTCTCAACACTTAATGATATATACAATGGTATTATATATGAGCTCAAACAGTGTAATACTATATTTGACTGCAGTAAACTTATCTGTTGACTGAAGATTTATCCTGAAGAGTGAAGACAAAGTTGTAAAACTGTGAACTGCTGCTTGCATTTGGTCTCAGGAATAAATAGTAGTATGAACTTTAAAGTAGAATATTCCATATGTTAAAAACTTAAAAGCAAGTATGAAAAGAAAGCTACTGTtgatggcaaggtaaaatatagaGCAGCACAGGAAGATTTAGAAATGTAATTCTAGAAAAATATAACCTTAGTATCATGTTACATATAATTAAAGTGGAGTACTGATTGTTAAGTATgagatgttttctttttgtggtcgTAGATGAAACATTTGTTAAAGTCCACGGTTCGTCGCAAGCATCTGCACTGATATTTCTGTGGTTATCCCTACATTACCTGATGAAGCATTGTTCTTTTGTTAGTGAGTACTCTATGCAGCTGAATGCTTCTCGCATCAAAGTGCTTCAGGCCCAGGATGACCTGGTTAATAAAATGAAAGAGGATGCAATGAAGGAACTCCTGAATATCAGCAGCAACCACCATGAATACAGGAATCTGTTAAAAGAACTTGTTGTTCAGGTTTGTTTGAGCGTACCAAACACAAACCTTTTTCTCATCTCCAACTATTGTTGGCTAACTCATATAATAACGTTTCTTTTTTTACCGGATAATATACAGGGCCTGCTTCGGTTGAAAGAGCCAGCTGTACTGCTCCGCTGCCGCAAAGAAGATCACCATAATGTGGAATCTGTAATGCATTCAGCAAAGAATGAGTATGCATCAAAAGCAGATGTCCATGAGCCAGAGATACTAGTTGACCACACTGTCTACCTGCCACCTTCTCCGAGCCATGGTGATGAGCACGGCCAGATTTGGTAATGCATTAGAAATTATTTCTTGGGGTGTTACTTTATTGGTTCCTAACCGTAGATTTATTGGTTCCTACAGTATCTAATTGTGTGCTTCTAGATTTGTCTTTATCTGTATTCACATAAAATCTGTATTGCAACAGACATTTGAAATCCATAG
Coding sequences within:
- the LOC123078709 gene encoding V-type proton ATPase subunit E; protein product: MNDTDVSKQIQQMVRFIRQEAEEKAGEISVSAEEEFNIEKLQLVEAEKKKIRQEYERKEKQVDVRKKIEYSMQLNASRIKVLQAQDDLVNKMKEDAMKELLNISSNHHEYRNLLKELVVQGLLRLKEPAVLLRCRKEDHHNVESVMHSAKNEYASKADVHEPEILVDHTVYLPPSPSHGDEHGQICHGGVVLASRDGKIVFENTVDARLEVVFRKKLPEIRKLLVAA